The sequence ACAAGGCCGAGCAGTACCTCAACTCCGCCTCGGCGGGCTCGGGTCCGTACACGATCGAGTCGTTCAACGTCAGCAGCCAGGTCGTGCTCAAGGCCAACGCCAAGTACTGGGGCGCGACCAAGCCGGTCTACGACAAGGTCGTGCTCCGCAACGTCGAGGCCGCGACGCAGAAGCTCAACATCTCGCGTGGCGACAGCCAGGTCGCGCTGAACCTCTCCGGTGACCAGGTCACCGGGATCACCGGCGACCTGCAGATCAAGAAGACGCCCGCGGCCAACGTGATCTTCCTGCTGGCCAACCAGAACCCCTCGGTCAGCAAGGTCACCTCCAACCCCAAGTTCGCCGAGGCCGTGCGGAAGGGCGTCGACTACGCGGGCCTGCTGGAGCTGGCCGGCGAGGGCTCGGTCCAGGCTCCCGGAATCATCCCCTCGATGCTCCTGGGCTCGCTCCCGCCGGACCAGGCGGCCAAGCGCGACGTCGAGGGCGCCAAGGCGGCCCTCAAGGAGAGCGGCGTGGCCAACCCGACGGTCAAGCTGGAGTACCCCAGCGAGCTGACCGTCAACGGCCTCTCCTTCCAGCCCCTCGCCGAGCGGATCCAGGCCAACCTCAAGGAGGTCGGCATCACCGTGGAGCTCGCTCCCGCGCCGATCACCACGGCCCTGGACAACTACCGCAACGGCAAGGAGGAGCTGGGCCTGTGGTACTGGGGCCCCGACTACCCGGACCCCAGTGACTACCTGGCGTTCCTGCCGGGCAAGCTCGTGGGCCTGCGGGCCGGGTGGAAGGCCGGCGCCGACAAGGAGCTGGAGGCGGCCGGCGCGAAGGCGGCCACCACGATCGGCGACGAGGCCAGGAAGCAGGCCTACGTCGACGTCCAGACCAAGCTCAACGCCGCCGGCACGTTCATCCCGCTCATCCAGCCCAGCCAGAACATCGTGACGGCCAAGTCCGTCACCGGCCTGGAGTTCCACCCGGTGTGGACCGTCGATGTCGCCGACCTCAAGTAGCGAGGACCTGAAGGGGGATACGGCCCGGCGCAAGCCGGGCCGTTCCGGCAGCCGGAGCCCGCTGATCCGCTTCCTGGCCCGCAGGGTGCTCACGGCGCTGCTGCTGGCCGTGGGCATCACCCTGGTCACCTTCGTCCTCACCAACCTGGTCCCCGGCGACCCCGTCTCGGCCAACCTCGGCCAGCGGGCCCTCGGCGACCCGGCGATCGTCGCGCAGTGGCGGGCCGAGCACGGCCTGGACAAGCCGCTCCCCCAGCAGTACCTGATGCACCTTCAGGGAGTGGTCCAGGGCGACCTCGGGACGAGCCAGCAGAGCCACCGCCCGGTCATGGACGACCTGGCCGAGTCCGTGCCCGCCACGCTCGAACTGGCCGGCGCCGCGATCCTGATCTCCCTCGTGGCGGGGGTGGCGTTCGGCGTGGTCGCGGCGCTCCGCCGGGACCGGCTCTCCGACCACCTGCTCCGGGTCCTCAGCCTGGTCGGCATCTCCGTGCCGACGTTCTGGCTGGCGCTGATGGCGTTCTACGTCTTCTTCTACCGGTTGCAGGTCACCCCGGGCAGCGGCCGCATCGACCCGACCATGAGCCCGCCCCCGCAGGTCACCGGGCTGTACACGATCGACTCCGCCCTGGCGGGACAGTGGGACGTGTTCGCCTCCGCGGTCGGCCACCTCATCACCCCCGCGCTGGTGCTGGCCCTCTACACGATCGGCCTGCTCACCCGGTTCACCCGGTCGGCGGTGCTGGAGGTGCTGGGCCAGGACTACGTGCGCGCCGCACGGGCCAAGGGCCTGCCCGGCCGGGTGATCCTGTTCCGCTACGTGCTCCGCTCGGCACTGGTGCCGATCATCACGGTCGCGGGCCTGGCCTTCGGCAGCCTGCTGTCCGGCACCGTGCTCGTCGAGGCGATCTTCGCCTGGCCGGGCGTGGGACAGTACGCCTACAAGAGCGCGACCACCCTCGACCTGCCCGCCGTGATGGGCGTCGGCCTGGTGGTGGGCGGGGTCTACCTCGTCATCAACCTGATCGTCGACGTGCTGTACGGCGTCATCGACCCCAGAGTGAGACTCCAGTGAAACTCCCCCAAGCCTGGCGGCAGCCGCTGGCGATCGTCGGCGGGGTGATCGCGCTCGCCTGGATCGTGATCGCGCTGGCCGCCCCGCTGCTGGCGCCGCACGACCCGCTCGCCCAGGACCTGCCGCGGCTGGCCTCGCCCGGCCCCGGCCACTGGTTCGGCACCGACCAGCTCGGCCGGGACATCCTGAGCAGGGTGATGTACGGCGCGCGCCTGTCGATCCCGCTGACCCTGCTGCTGGTCGTGCTCTCGGTGCTGATCGGCGGCCTGCTGGGTGCCTGTGCCGGATATTTCGGCAAGTGGGTTGATGAGACGATCATGCGGTTCGCCGACCTCGTCTTCGCCTTCCCCACCATCATCCTGGCCATGGTCGTCGCCGCCGCGCTCGGCGCGAGCCTCACCAACGCCGTGCTCGCCGTACTCGTCGTCGCCTGGCCCGCCTACGCCCGCGTGACCCGCGGGCTGGTGCTGGGCGTGCGCGAGCGCGAGTTCGTGGTGAGCGGACGGCTGCTCGGATTCTCCGCCTGGCGCTCGCTCCGGGTGGACGTGCTGCCGAACGTCACCGGCCCCATCCTGGTGCTCGCCACCCTCGACATCGGCACCGCGCTGCTGCTGCTGTCCGGCCTGTCGTTCCTCGGGCTCGGCGCGAAGCCGCCCTCCCCCGAATGGGGCGCGATGGTCGCCTCCGGCGTGGAGGTCTTCGACAGCTGGTGGGTGGCGACCTTCCCCGGCCTGGCCATCCTGACCGTCGTGCTGGCGTTCAACTTCCTGGGCGACACGCTGCGTGACGCCCTCGACCCGCGGACGGCCCGCGCCATCAAGGAGCGTGCGCTGTGAGCCTCCTCGCCATCTCCGACCTGAAGGTCTCCATCGGCGGCAAGGAGATCCTGCGCGGCGTCGACCTCGACCTCCGGGCCGGCCGCGTGCACGGCCTGGCCGGCGAGAGCGGCTCGGGCAAGACGATGACGGGCCTGGCCGTGCTCGGGCTGCTGCCGCACGGAGCCCGCACCAGCGGCCGGATCGCCCTGGGAGAGCGCGACCTGCTGGCCATGCCGGCCAAGGAGCTCAACACGGTGCGCGGCGGCGAGATCGCCATGGTCTTCCAGGACCCGGCGACCAGCCTGCACCCGATGCTCTCGGTCGGCCGCCAGCTCACCGAGCACATGCGCCACCACCTGGGCCTCGACAGGAAACAGGCGCGCGCCAGGGCCCTCGAACTGCTGGGCCAGGTGCGCATCCCCGGCCCCGAGGGTGCGATCGACCGCTACCCGCACCAGTTCTCCGGGGGCATGCGCCAGCGCATCGCGATCGCGATCGCCCTGGCCTGCTCGCCGAAGGTGCTCATCGCCGACGAGCCCACGACGGCTCTCGACGTGACCGTCCAGGCCGGGGTG comes from Streptosporangium roseum DSM 43021 and encodes:
- a CDS encoding ABC transporter substrate-binding protein, whose translation is MAIRSRRPGAKAALLPVLLTGALALAACSSGGSSTTSQNGGTTAAAKTLVIDTSFDLKTADPGRTYEPTGLIIGKAAYETLLTFEGSDVTKPVPALAESFELSADGKVLTLKLRQDATFADGSPVTADDVVFSLNRVRDMKGTPSFLLDGVEVAKSGAETITLTSKNANPALPYILPNPALGILNSKLAKEHGATADTGDKAEQYLNSASAGSGPYTIESFNVSSQVVLKANAKYWGATKPVYDKVVLRNVEAATQKLNISRGDSQVALNLSGDQVTGITGDLQIKKTPAANVIFLLANQNPSVSKVTSNPKFAEAVRKGVDYAGLLELAGEGSVQAPGIIPSMLLGSLPPDQAAKRDVEGAKAALKESGVANPTVKLEYPSELTVNGLSFQPLAERIQANLKEVGITVELAPAPITTALDNYRNGKEELGLWYWGPDYPDPSDYLAFLPGKLVGLRAGWKAGADKELEAAGAKAATTIGDEARKQAYVDVQTKLNAAGTFIPLIQPSQNIVTAKSVTGLEFHPVWTVDVADLK
- a CDS encoding ABC transporter permease, with product MSPTSSSEDLKGDTARRKPGRSGSRSPLIRFLARRVLTALLLAVGITLVTFVLTNLVPGDPVSANLGQRALGDPAIVAQWRAEHGLDKPLPQQYLMHLQGVVQGDLGTSQQSHRPVMDDLAESVPATLELAGAAILISLVAGVAFGVVAALRRDRLSDHLLRVLSLVGISVPTFWLALMAFYVFFYRLQVTPGSGRIDPTMSPPPQVTGLYTIDSALAGQWDVFASAVGHLITPALVLALYTIGLLTRFTRSAVLEVLGQDYVRAARAKGLPGRVILFRYVLRSALVPIITVAGLAFGSLLSGTVLVEAIFAWPGVGQYAYKSATTLDLPAVMGVGLVVGGVYLVINLIVDVLYGVIDPRVRLQ
- a CDS encoding ABC transporter permease; this encodes MKLPQAWRQPLAIVGGVIALAWIVIALAAPLLAPHDPLAQDLPRLASPGPGHWFGTDQLGRDILSRVMYGARLSIPLTLLLVVLSVLIGGLLGACAGYFGKWVDETIMRFADLVFAFPTIILAMVVAAALGASLTNAVLAVLVVAWPAYARVTRGLVLGVREREFVVSGRLLGFSAWRSLRVDVLPNVTGPILVLATLDIGTALLLLSGLSFLGLGAKPPSPEWGAMVASGVEVFDSWWVATFPGLAILTVVLAFNFLGDTLRDALDPRTARAIKERAL
- a CDS encoding ABC transporter ATP-binding protein codes for the protein MSLLAISDLKVSIGGKEILRGVDLDLRAGRVHGLAGESGSGKTMTGLAVLGLLPHGARTSGRIALGERDLLAMPAKELNTVRGGEIAMVFQDPATSLHPMLSVGRQLTEHMRHHLGLDRKQARARALELLGQVRIPGPEGAIDRYPHQFSGGMRQRIAIAIALACSPKVLIADEPTTALDVTVQAGVLRLLRGLCDDLGLAVLLVTHDLGVMSAVADEVSVMKEGLVVETGPRGQVLRDPTHPYTRALLESLPGETS